From the genome of Maridesulfovibrio ferrireducens:
TGTGGTATGGACAAGAAAAGGAGCCTGAAGTTCTTAGGCTGAAAGAGTTACGTTCAATAATTTCAACGCTTATTGAAACCCGTCATCAGACAATACGAAAACGTCGTGAAGCCTTTCTGGAAAGAAGCGTAGCATCTGAGGGGGGTAATTATGAATGTGATTTCTGTGGCTGCCCTATTTCTCCGGAACTGTTGTGGAAATCAGATGATGGAAGAGTTTGTTGTGGTAATTGTGAACGGTCTGCGCGGATTAAGAATAAAGATGATTATAGGAAAAAATTGGAAGAGATTTCTTGTTGGATGTGCAGTAAATTTGGCTTGGATGGTATAATTGATTCTTGTCATGTCCACATTGTAGATCCTTTGACTTTGTCAAAATGTGTAGGGACACTTTATAATCCTTGTTCAAAGCTTACACCAAGAAGTCTTGGAGCTGCTGTTCGATATAAAGATGGTTCAGTCAGAATCTATATTGAAAATTCAATGCCTGAATATCTTGCTCTGTCTACCCTAGTTCACGAACTGACGCATGTTTGGCAATATGATAAGTTCGGTAGTGATCTTGATGGCATTCCGTTGCGGCTGGTTGAAGGTCACGCAATATGGATGGAGATTAATTATCTTGAGGAAAAAAAGCTGGGGCCTTTTTATGCGCAGAGGGTTGCTTCAGCGAAGGATCTATACGGAATTGGATATCGTGAAATAGTGAAAGAACTTAAAGATAAGTATGATGACCCTTTTCAGCTTATGCGAGATCTGGTTATTAAAGGATAGAAGGAAAAAATATTATAAAAAAGACCGATTCTGATTCGGTCTTTTTTTTTATTCTCTGACTTGTTCTTTGTAAAAAGATAGAAAGTTATCAATCAGCGGTGTAATTCTATTTGGGTTCCATATCATCCCGACTTCAAACGGGGGGAGATCTGCCTCAATCGGTCTTAGGGCAACTCCTTGCGGCATTGTGCGTTCAGAACCGTCATTAATGATTGTCCAGCCTAAGCCTGCGGCAACAAAGACTGTGCCAGTGTGTTTTCGCCGATATTTCATGCCTAGTTTTAATTCCAGTCCCGCCTTCAAAAAGAGTTTTTCCATCTCTTTCACTCTCATTTTACAATAAGATTCCCGACTGCATATGTAAGGAAAATCAGCCAGATCTTCTAAGGTCAGGATTTCTTTCTGTGCCAGCGGATGGTTGGTCGGGATAGCTGCGCGGGGATTGGTGCACTGCACTACAACGTGGGAGAGATCTTGAAGATCCATCAGATTGAGTGTGACAAATCCGACGTGGCGTGATCCGTCGCGGACCGCTTCAATTTGCTCATAGCTGGTTTCGTCATGTAGTTCGACATCAATGGCAGGATACTTCCGTATAAAGCGTCCTACAATGTCAGGAAAGGCCGATGAGAGCACAAGGTATACAAACCCGACATGAAGTTTTCCTGCGGTCCCGTCTCCCATAGCTTGAAGGGTCGCCCGTGCCCGTGAGTCATTTTTCAGCATTTCCTTAGCTTCATCAAGAAAATATTTTCCAGCT
Proteins encoded in this window:
- a CDS encoding LysR family transcriptional regulator, which translates into the protein MRMRQLRYFEAVAEELHFGKAAERLHIQQPPLSRQIQSLEEELGTQLFNRTNRKVELTEAGKYFLDEAKEMLKNDSRARATLQAMGDGTAGKLHVGFVYLVLSSAFPDIVGRFIRKYPAIDVELHDETSYEQIEAVRDGSRHVGFVTLNLMDLQDLSHVVVQCTNPRAAIPTNHPLAQKEILTLEDLADFPYICSRESYCKMRVKEMEKLFLKAGLELKLGMKYRRKHTGTVFVAAGLGWTIINDGSERTMPQGVALRPIEADLPPFEVGMIWNPNRITPLIDNFLSFYKEQVRE